From the genome of Halomonas sp. I5-271120, one region includes:
- a CDS encoding pseudouridine synthase produces the protein MSISARPSKLSLPQVNPGVSTVLEYLLLKFPAIGEATWRERMATGKVHRDDGSWITPASPFKPHLRVFYYREVASEPSIPFAEKTVYRDEHILVAYKPHFLPVTPGGRYVNECLQQRLRKSTGIEALQAVHRLDRVTAGLVLCSLNPETRALYHQLFKSRHIHKTYQAIAEIDGDKSLVGQQWDVKNRIEQSEQRFRMRISEGDANSHSVIRCVQQTDTQALFELHPVSGRRHQLRVHMQSLGWPILNDRYYPVLQPLSPDDYTRPLQLLSKGFEFIDPVTNEPRRIEYAGELELN, from the coding sequence ATGTCCATTTCCGCACGCCCTTCGAAGCTAAGCCTTCCTCAGGTCAATCCCGGTGTGTCGACGGTGCTGGAGTATCTGCTGCTCAAGTTTCCGGCCATCGGTGAGGCGACATGGCGTGAGCGCATGGCTACCGGCAAGGTGCACCGCGATGACGGCTCATGGATTACGCCGGCGTCGCCCTTCAAGCCACATCTCCGCGTGTTCTATTACCGCGAAGTGGCAAGCGAGCCGAGCATTCCCTTCGCAGAGAAGACTGTCTATCGAGATGAGCACATTCTGGTGGCCTACAAACCGCACTTCCTGCCCGTCACGCCCGGCGGGCGCTACGTGAACGAGTGTCTGCAGCAGCGTCTGCGCAAAAGCACGGGAATCGAGGCGCTGCAGGCGGTGCATCGTCTGGATAGAGTCACGGCAGGACTGGTGCTGTGCTCCCTCAATCCCGAGACCCGCGCGCTATATCATCAGCTGTTCAAGTCACGACATATCCACAAGACCTATCAGGCCATCGCCGAGATAGACGGCGATAAGTCATTGGTGGGTCAGCAGTGGGACGTAAAGAATCGCATCGAGCAAAGCGAGCAGCGCTTTCGCATGCGGATCAGCGAGGGCGACGCCAACAGCCATTCGGTGATCCGCTGCGTGCAGCAAACCGACACGCAGGCGTTGTTCGAATTACACCCCGTCAGCGGGCGACGCCACCAGCTGCGCGTGCACATGCAGTCACTCGGCTGGCCGATTTTGAATGACCGCTACTACCCAGTGCTGCAGCCGCTCTCCCCGGATGACTACACGCGCCCCTTGCAGCTTCTCTCCAAGGGCTTCGAGTTCATTGATCCCGTGACAAATGAGCCCAGGCGCATTGAATACGCTGGCGAGCTGGAGCTTAACTAG